The proteins below come from a single Prochlorococcus marinus str. MIT 9215 genomic window:
- the fmt gene encoding methionyl-tRNA formyltransferase, translating to MRIIFWGTPDYSISSLDILIKSNHEIIAVVSQPDKKRSRGNKLIASPIKSFAEQEYIKIYTPEKIRNNIPFINELKSLSCDLFIVIAYGKILPKEILEIPKFGCWNAHASLLPRWRGAAPIQWSLMKGDEYTGVGIMKMSEGLDTGDLLLEEKIKIDNTDNLNTLTEKLSILSAKLLLKAVSFLEKNINKKINSKLTKQNTLGREITYARMIEKSDFKVDWGNEAIKISRKIKALYPRANTNFRGKNLKILKIKVLTSDEIKNAKYHLMSNYSKPGIILAVIENEGIIISTKTDPIILLEAKIEGKNISTKKQLIQQLKPSVGEYFLD from the coding sequence GTGAGAATTATATTCTGGGGAACACCTGATTATTCAATATCGAGCCTTGATATCTTAATTAAATCTAACCACGAGATAATTGCAGTAGTAAGCCAACCAGATAAGAAAAGATCTAGGGGAAATAAATTAATTGCTTCACCCATTAAAAGTTTTGCAGAGCAAGAATATATAAAAATTTATACTCCAGAAAAAATCAGGAACAACATACCATTTATAAATGAACTTAAATCACTATCTTGTGATTTATTTATTGTCATAGCTTATGGGAAGATTCTACCCAAAGAGATATTAGAAATTCCAAAATTTGGCTGTTGGAACGCACATGCATCATTACTACCAAGATGGCGTGGTGCTGCCCCAATCCAATGGTCCCTAATGAAAGGAGATGAATATACTGGAGTAGGAATTATGAAAATGAGTGAGGGACTAGATACTGGCGACTTATTGTTGGAAGAAAAAATTAAAATCGACAATACCGATAATTTAAATACACTGACAGAAAAACTTAGTATTTTGTCTGCAAAATTATTATTAAAAGCAGTATCTTTTCTCGAAAAAAATATTAATAAAAAAATTAATTCTAAATTAACAAAACAAAATACTCTTGGAAGGGAAATTACTTACGCAAGAATGATTGAAAAATCAGACTTTAAAGTTGATTGGGGTAATGAGGCAATTAAAATTTCTCGAAAAATAAAAGCTTTATACCCACGCGCAAATACAAACTTTAGAGGTAAGAACCTAAAAATACTTAAAATCAAAGTTTTGACTAGTGATGAAATTAAAAATGCAAAATATCATTTAATGAGCAATTATTCAAAACCAGGTATTATTCTTGCTGTCATAGAAAATGAAGGAATAATAATTTCAACTAAAACTGATCCGATTATTTTGTTAGAAGCAAAAATTGAAGGCAAAAATATATCTACCAAAAAGCAATTGATACAACAGTTAAAGCCATCAGTAGGTGAATATTTCTTAGATTAA
- a CDS encoding TerC family protein, translated as MDSAAINSFIPTLDQIDSWYEIFALLPILIALELLLSADNAVALASLTKSLDSSELRSRALNIGITISLLFRIILIILSNVLLKFIFIRVFAGFYLIYLFFSNVFLNSDIENPENDINNNKHNLRFLRVVLLLSITDFAFSIDSITTAVAISDQYILIIFGAVIGVLALRFTSGIFLKLLDIFSKLETAGYVAILIVGIKLLLNTLIKESILPDYYFYILILFAFIWGFSKKESKT; from the coding sequence ATGGATTCAGCAGCAATAAATTCTTTTATACCTACATTAGATCAGATAGACAGTTGGTATGAAATCTTTGCTCTTTTGCCAATATTAATTGCTCTTGAATTATTATTGTCGGCTGATAATGCTGTCGCACTAGCATCTCTTACTAAATCCCTTGACAGTTCGGAATTGAGGTCAAGAGCCTTAAATATTGGTATAACAATATCTTTATTATTTAGAATTATTCTCATCATATTATCTAATGTTCTCCTCAAGTTTATTTTTATTAGGGTTTTTGCTGGTTTTTATTTAATATACTTATTCTTCTCTAATGTTTTTTTAAATTCAGATATAGAAAACCCTGAAAATGACATAAATAATAATAAACATAATCTTAGGTTCTTGAGGGTTGTGTTACTTCTTTCAATTACTGATTTTGCATTTTCCATTGACAGTATCACTACTGCAGTAGCTATAAGCGATCAATACATATTAATTATATTTGGAGCAGTAATTGGAGTATTAGCCTTAAGATTTACATCGGGGATTTTTCTAAAACTTCTGGATATATTTTCTAAATTAGAAACAGCAGGTTACGTAGCAATTTTAATCGTTGGTATTAAACTTTTACTAAATACGTTAATTAAAGAATCTATTCTTCCAGACTATTATTTTTATATATTGATTCTTTTTGCTTTTATTTGGGGTTTCTCTAAAAAAGAATCAAAAACTTAA
- a CDS encoding TldD/PmbA family protein: MNSREITTHISKAADFLNVKKWDYGASFSNDFSVQVDKGDAKQLKASQKQVLTIRVWNESNLVGITTTSDISESGIKKALKQANIASDFGNKNESTEFSPLAKEPIKVKEVKKRNPVGIKKLLTLLREAEVKLLDSHESIKSVPYNGLSESFFERVYANSDGAFRSFTKSQAALYLYARAEEEDKKPRSSGSIRLGYGVDDIDIEACIKEASNKTISHLNYSPIKTDKYLICFSPESFLTIINAFSSMFNARSILDGVSLSNKNSIGEKLSTEALNIYDDGLHEKNISSSPFDGEGTPTKRLCLIKKGKIESFIHSESTARIFKTIPTGHAGLGSKVSVSPDWIVVEKSKGDYDLKTSLNHSNFDGEFVYIEELNAIHAGVRASQGSFSLPFDGWLYKNGNKISIESATVAGDIKYLLKNIVNIETNQEVTTSGISPHIWVDELSITGDA; this comes from the coding sequence ATGAATTCAAGAGAAATAACAACTCATATCTCCAAAGCTGCAGATTTTTTAAATGTTAAAAAATGGGACTACGGAGCAAGCTTTTCTAATGATTTTTCTGTACAAGTAGATAAGGGTGATGCTAAACAACTTAAGGCATCACAAAAGCAAGTTTTAACTATAAGAGTTTGGAACGAATCTAATTTAGTTGGCATTACTACAACAAGTGATATTAGTGAATCTGGCATCAAAAAAGCTTTAAAGCAAGCAAATATAGCCTCTGATTTCGGTAATAAGAATGAAAGTACTGAATTCTCTCCACTAGCAAAGGAACCTATAAAAGTTAAGGAAGTTAAAAAAAGAAATCCTGTTGGAATTAAAAAATTACTTACGCTTTTAAGAGAAGCAGAGGTAAAACTATTAGATAGTCATGAATCTATAAAATCTGTTCCATATAATGGGTTATCCGAGAGTTTCTTTGAAAGAGTCTATGCAAATAGTGATGGTGCTTTTCGCAGCTTCACAAAAAGTCAAGCTGCTCTATATTTATATGCAAGAGCAGAAGAGGAAGACAAGAAACCTAGAAGCTCAGGCTCAATTAGACTTGGATATGGAGTTGACGATATAGATATAGAAGCGTGCATTAAAGAGGCCTCAAATAAAACAATATCTCATCTAAATTATTCACCAATTAAAACGGATAAATATTTAATATGTTTTTCACCGGAATCCTTTTTAACGATCATTAATGCTTTTAGCTCAATGTTTAATGCTAGAAGCATCTTAGATGGAGTGAGCTTATCTAATAAAAACTCTATTGGCGAGAAATTATCTACAGAAGCACTTAATATTTATGATGATGGCCTTCATGAAAAGAATATTTCTTCATCACCATTTGATGGAGAAGGGACACCTACCAAAAGATTATGTTTAATTAAAAAAGGGAAAATTGAAAGTTTCATACATTCTGAATCAACTGCAAGAATATTCAAAACAATTCCAACAGGCCACGCTGGTCTTGGATCAAAAGTCTCAGTATCTCCTGATTGGATAGTTGTTGAGAAATCAAAGGGAGATTACGATCTAAAAACATCATTAAATCACTCTAATTTTGATGGGGAATTCGTCTATATTGAAGAATTAAATGCGATCCATGCAGGTGTAAGAGCTAGTCAAGGTTCATTCTCTCTTCCATTTGACGGATGGCTTTATAAAAACGGTAATAAAATCTCAATAGAATCTGCCACTGTAGCAGGGGATATCAAATATCTTTTAAAAAATATAGTAAATATTGAAACAAACCAAGAAGTAACAACAAGTGGGATTTCTCCACATATATGGGTAGATGAATTATCAATAACTGGTGACGCGTGA